The following proteins are co-located in the Schistocerca nitens isolate TAMUIC-IGC-003100 chromosome 2, iqSchNite1.1, whole genome shotgun sequence genome:
- the LOC126234297 gene encoding uncharacterized protein LOC126234297 → MEEKREWTKQDTENFIEAVESYPEIWDIHNWDLKDRVKKMCTLNEISSTFDTSVKEVQRKWHNLKTQFSEEVRKLQKIKSGSPGIVSDSRWPYFSAMKFLESSVATTCNRISSLSTKEEEIVTGDDVPVANEEKKRKRKESKGSGNGLIEKAEKFLDQEIDAFQTFGDYVASELRSLKNEKNVNKLKIMILKNIIEISEINSAEIPSAPVSPVRETSATSQCILNFINIE, encoded by the exons atggaggagaaacgggaatggacgaagcaggacacagaaaattttattgaagctgtggagagctaccccgaaattTGGGACATACATAACTGGGACTtaaaggatagagtgaagaagatgtgCACATTGAATGAAATCTCGTCGACATTCGACACATCGGTGAAAGAGGTACAAAGAAAGTGGCATAACTTGAAGACCCAATTTTCTGAAGAAGTTAGGAAACTGCAGAAAATAAAAAGCGGCTCTCCTGGCATAGTTTCGGATTCTCGGTGGCCGTATTTTTCTGCAATGAAATTTCTAGAAAGTAGTGTTGCCACAACCTGTAACAGAATATCTTCGCTATCAACAAAG GAAGAAGAAATAGTTACAGGAGATGATGTGCCTGTTGCTAATGAGGAGaagaaacgaaaaagaaaggaGAGTAAAGGAAGTGGTAATGGACTCATTGAAAAGGCAGAAAAATTTCTGGACCAGGAAATTGATGCTTTCCAAACCTTTGGAGATTATGTGGCTAGTGAGCTGCGGTCactaaagaatgaaaaaaatgtaaacaaactgaaaataatgattctgaaaaacatcattgaaATAAGCGAGATCAACAGTGCAGAAATACCATCTGCTCCAGTTTCGCCAGTGAGAGAGACAAGTGCTACCAGTCAATGTATACTTAATTTTATTAACATAGAATAA